The Deltaproteobacteria bacterium sequence TCTTGAGAATCCGGTGAGTCCGACTTTCATGGACTCTAATTTAACATCGGGCGGGATTATTCATAGGGAGGAGGGTCGGCGACCTCACTCCGGCAAGGGAGAGAGTGTCGCATCAAGGTCGGCCGCGGGTAACGCCCGGATGCCCGGCGCCATCCGGTAGCTTCGCGTGCCGGCGTGCACGACGTCCAGCCGTTCAAGGCCGAGCGTCTCGAAGGCGATGCGCATGGACGCCGTCACCCGGGGCGCTTCGGCGCGTTTGACTTCGAACCCGTACCGCCGGTTGCCCGCCAGTATCAGCAGATCGAGTTCCGCGCCGGCGTGGGTCGACCAGTGGTAGCACTGCTCGGGACGGGCGCCCAGCAGGTGAATGACCTGTTGGACCACGAATCCTTCCCAAGACGGCCCGACGACAGGGTGGGAGACCACGTCTTCGCGCGTCGTCAGACCCAGCAGTGCATGTAGCAGGCCCGAGTCGTTGATGAAGACCTTGGGCGAGCGCACCTGCCGCTTGGCGATGTTTTCGTGCCAGGGCTGCAACTGCCGGACCATGAACACCGAGGTGAGAAGGTCGAGGTAGCGTCGGACAGTGGTGTGGGATACGCCGAAGGCGCGGCCCAGCTCCGCGCCGTTCCACAACCGGCCGTGCCAGTGGGCCAGCATCGTCCAGAAACGGTGCAACGTTGTGGAAGGAATCAGACTGCCGAGCTCCGGCACGTCCCGGGCCAGGAAAGTCTGGATGAAACCATCACGCCAACGGCGGCTCGCGGGAGCGGAGGTGGCAAGATACGAACGCGGGAACCCGCCGCGCAGCCACAGCCGCTCCAGGTCGTCCACCTCGTCGAGTCCGAACCCATCCAGTTCGTGGAACGCCACGCGCCCCGCCAGGGTTTCGGAGGTTTGGCGGAGCAGTGTGGGCGAGGCGCTCCCCAGCACGAGGAAACGCGCCGGGGTTCCAGGCCGGTCCGCCAACACGCGCAAGAGGGGAAACACTTCCGGTAGCCGCTGGATCTCGTCGAGGACCACAAGCCCCCGCAGCGGGCGCAGCTCCAGACCCGGATCGGCCAGACGAGTGAGGTCGACGGGGTTCTCCAGGTCGAACCATGCCGACGGGCCTTGCCGGGATTCGATGAGTTGCCCGGCCAGCGTGGACTTGCCGACCTGTCGGGCACCCAGCAACGCGACCACCGGGAACTCGTCCAACAACAATGCGACACGCCGGAGATGACGTTCCCGTGCGAGTTCCATCACCTTGAAATATGATCGATGGCTGCACAGATTTCAAGGGAAACCGCAATGCTTCTTAGCGCCGACGACCCCTCGATCCGGGATGGCCGCGCTCGTAGACTTCATCCCGGGCCAGGTCCGCTCCGCGCGCGGCGGTCACCGCCAGCTCGTCGCAGCGTTCGTTCTCCGGGTCGCCCGCGTGGCCCTTGACCCAGCGGTACTCGATCTCGTGCCGTTCGGACAGCTCCAGCATCTCGGCCCAGAGGTCGGGATTCAGCGCGGGCGCCTTGTCGCCCTTCCTCCATCCCTTCGCACGCCAGCTCTCGGCCCATCCCTTGGACATGGCGTCCACCACGTAGCGGGAGTCGCTGTAGAGGGTCACGCGGCACGGTTCCGTGAGGGAACGGAGACCGGCTAGAACCGCCATGATCTCCATGCGGTTGTTGGTGGTCCTGCGGTATCCGCCGCTCAGCTCCCTGCGGGTAGGCGTAGCCGTATTGTAAAGGAGCACGGTCCCGTAACCACCCGGACCCGGGTTCCCGATGCACGCGCCGTCGGTATAGATGGTGACTTGTTTCATGTTTGTCTCATGTGCTTCGCCAAGCTCGACAGGAGTATAGTGTGCTGTGACGCGGCACACTAGCCCCCGGATCGTCATTCCCGCGAAAGCGGGAATCCAGGGGTTGGGCGGGGTGAGCGACGTGTTTCTTCCCCCACCACCCCTGGATTCCCGCTTTCGCGGGAATGACGATCCGGGGGCGTGACAATTCAACCAGTCTTCTGCGGCGCTGGCTCCTAGCGGACGAACGCTTGACACGGAACCGCATGTCTTTTTTAATCCGACACACGCCCGACGCGGGTGGCCCTGGTCGTAGACCCGCGCCGTAGTGCACGCCATCGACAGGCCCTGCGACATGGCGCGGCGACGTTCTTGCGAAACCGCCCGCGCCCGAATTCGCCACTGGCGCACCACACCGCTCCAAGGAGACGCGCATGCAAACCGGTTCTTTCATCAACGGGGAATGGTACCAGCCCAGTTCCGAGCGGCGGGTCCGCAACGTCAATCCGGCCGACACCCGCGACGTCATCGCGGAGTTTCCCATGGCCACGGCCGCGGACACGGAACGGGCCATCGACGCGGCCGCGGAAGCGTTCCAGGGCTGGCGCAAGACGCCGGGACCGGAGCGCGGCCGGGTGATCTGGCGCGCGGCGGACATCGCGCGCCGGCGCGTGGACGAGATCGCGGAGTTGATGACCCGCGAGGAAGGGAAGATCTTCAAGGAGGCCCGCGGCGAGGTGCTCAAGGGGATCTCGCTGCTGGAGTACAACGCCGGCGCCGGCTACCGGCTTGGCGGCAAGACCCTGCCGTCCGAGGCGCGCGATACCTTCACCTACACCATCCGCCAGCCTATGGGCGTGGTGGGACTCATCGCGCCGTGGAACTTTCCTTGGGCGATTCCGGTGTGGAAGTCGGCGCCGGCGCTGGTGGCGGGCAACGCCGTGCTGCTCAAGCCTGCGTCCCTGACCCCGTCCACGGCGGGCCTCCTGGCCGAGGTCTACGAGGAAGCCGGCATTCCCAAGGGCGTATTCAACGTG is a genomic window containing:
- a CDS encoding ATP-binding protein, giving the protein MELARERHLRRVALLLDEFPVVALLGARQVGKSTLAGQLIESRQGPSAWFDLENPVDLTRLADPGLELRPLRGLVVLDEIQRLPEVFPLLRVLADRPGTPARFLVLGSASPTLLRQTSETLAGRVAFHELDGFGLDEVDDLERLWLRGGFPRSYLATSAPASRRWRDGFIQTFLARDVPELGSLIPSTTLHRFWTMLAHWHGRLWNGAELGRAFGVSHTTVRRYLDLLTSVFMVRQLQPWHENIAKRQVRSPKVFINDSGLLHALLGLTTREDVVSHPVVGPSWEGFVVQQVIHLLGARPEQCYHWSTHAGAELDLLILAGNRRYGFEVKRAEAPRVTASMRIAFETLGLERLDVVHAGTRSYRMAPGIRALPAADLDATLSPLPE
- the rnhA gene encoding ribonuclease HI is translated as MKQVTIYTDGACIGNPGPGGYGTVLLYNTATPTRRELSGGYRRTTNNRMEIMAVLAGLRSLTEPCRVTLYSDSRYVVDAMSKGWAESWRAKGWRKGDKAPALNPDLWAEMLELSERHEIEYRWVKGHAGDPENERCDELAVTAARGADLARDEVYERGHPGSRGRRR